Below is a genomic region from Rhodospirillum centenum SW.
TGCCGCCGCGCGGCGATCATCGAGATGAGCTGGTGGATGGTCGTGCCCTCGATCTCCGCGATCTCGTGCAGGCTCTTCCACATCACGGCTTCCAGACGGACGCTCGTCCGATGCCCGTTGACCCAGACATTGTGGCTGATGAGCTGGCCGTCCACCTCCAGGGCGTCGGGCTCATAGATCGGGACCTTCTGCGGCTTGCTCGGTGCGTTCATCCTGGCCTCCAGACCTTGAGGCAGCGCGGGACGCTGGGGGGCTGCCATCACGGTCGCCGATCATAG
It encodes:
- a CDS encoding ribbon-helix-helix domain-containing protein — translated: MNAPSKPQKVPIYEPDALEVDGQLISHNVWVNGHRTSVRLEAVMWKSLHEIAEIEGTTIHQLISMIAARRHETSTLTATIRAFLVAYFRALHVSGKKGPLLSQVLGDASA